ACTGATGAAACTGCTCGTAAACATATCCAAGCTGGTGCTAAAAAAGTTGTTTTAACTGGTCCTTCAAAAGATAGCACACCAATGTTTGTAATGGGTGTTAATGATAAAGATTATGCTGGTCAAGATATCGTTTCTAACGCATCTTGTACTACTAACTGTTTAGCGCCTTTAGCTAAAGTAGTTAATGATAACTTCGGTATCGTTGAAGCGTTAATGACTACAGTTCACGCAACTACAGCAACTCAAAAAACTGTTGATGGTCCTTCTCATAAAGACTGGCGTGGTGGTCGTGGTGCTGCTCAAAACATCATCCCTTCATCAACTGGTGCTGCTAAAGCTGTAGGTAAAGTTATCCCTGAATTAAATGGTAAATTAACTGGTATGGCTTTCCGCGTTCCAACTCCAGACGTTTCTGTTGTTGACTTAACTGCACGTTTAGCTAAACCAGCTAAATACGAAGATATCTGTAAAGTTATCAAAGCAGCAGCTGAAGGTCCTATGAAAGGCGTTCTTGGTTATACTGAAGATGACGTTGTGTCTACAGATTTCTTAGGTGAAGTTTGTACTTCTGTATTTGATGCTAAAGCAGGTATCCAATTAAGCGATAACTTTGTTAAATTAGTATCTTGGTACGATAATGAAGTTGGTTATTCAAACAAAGTATTAGACTTAATCGCAGTTGTTTCTAAAAAATAAGAAGCATTGTAATTGATAAAAAAGCGACCTTGAGTCGCTTTTTTTATTTCTGCTAAGAATGATTATTCGTAAGCATAAAAAACGCCTATTTTTTCAAATAGGCGTTTTACTTTTATTATTTAATTAAAATTTAATTAGATAACAACAACTTCAGCCGCTGCTGGTCCACGTGGGCTATCTTGGATCGCAAATTCGACTTGTTGTCCTTCAGCTAAGGTTTTAAAGCC
This Gilliamella sp. ESL0443 DNA region includes the following protein-coding sequences:
- the gapA gene encoding glyceraldehyde-3-phosphate dehydrogenase; translated protein: MTIKVGINGFGRIGRIVFRAAQKRSDIEIVAINDLLDVDYMAYMLKYDSTHGRFDGTVEVKDGKLIVNGKTIRVTAERDPANLKWNEVGVDVVAEATGLFLTDETARKHIQAGAKKVVLTGPSKDSTPMFVMGVNDKDYAGQDIVSNASCTTNCLAPLAKVVNDNFGIVEALMTTVHATTATQKTVDGPSHKDWRGGRGAAQNIIPSSTGAAKAVGKVIPELNGKLTGMAFRVPTPDVSVVDLTARLAKPAKYEDICKVIKAAAEGPMKGVLGYTEDDVVSTDFLGEVCTSVFDAKAGIQLSDNFVKLVSWYDNEVGYSNKVLDLIAVVSKK